Within Channa argus isolate prfri chromosome 4, Channa argus male v1.0, whole genome shotgun sequence, the genomic segment tactgtgtgtgtctgtgtctgtgtgtgtgtgtagagaaaACAACCTGGAGGAGTGTGGGGTGGAGCTGTACTTTGCACAGGACATGGAGATCCTCGGAAAAGTTTCCACTCACCAGCTAAAGGATGATGGAGAGAACGAGCTGGTCACTGAGGAAAACAAGGAGGAGTACATTAGGTGAGTTAACACAAGCACTAACAGCCTCGGATAGATGACTGAGAAAAGAAGCTCATGATTTAAGAGGAAGTAAAGGTGGAGACCAAACCATCAACAACAAACACTCCTTCTCTTAGCCTGCTGACAGACTGGAGGTTCACACGCGGAGTGGAGGAGCAGACCAAAGCCTTCCTGGACGGCTTTAATGAGGTGGTTCCCCTGGAGTGGCTCCGCTACTTTGATGAGAAAGAGCTGGAGGTAAGGAAGAGGAGTGAGGGGAGGTAACAGATCAATGCAGGAGTAGAGGCCTCTTTACACTAGGCATAAAACAACTAATAAGAGACAAAATTTGtcaagaaacagacacaaaatgaccaaaattaaGTTTGtccaaaaacagtgaaaacaacatAACATCCAAAAACCAAGATAAAATGAGCACCAACAAGTTACCCAAATGAAGGGGGGAGGGGCCCATTTTTGTATAATCAATCCACGAGTTGTACCTACAAGATATAATTCTATCCTCTGTTTGGTTCATTGCAGCTGATGCTGTGTGGAATGCAGGAGATCGATTTGGCTGActggcagaaaaacacaatctACAGACACTACACCAAGAACAGCAAGCAGATCCACTGGTTTTGGCAGGTACGGACACACTATGCACTAGTTAGAGCCCCTGATCTAAATACACAGATACACTATGAGGATGTGTACAGTCTGCATGAGCACTGATGTGTGTCCAGAGAATGATGCAATTGGGTTCCTGCAGGTGGTCAAAGAGATGGACAATGAGAAGAGAATCCGTCTGCTGCAGTTTGTGACAGGAACCTGTCGGCTGCCTGTGGGAGGCTTCGCTGAGCTCATAGGTACACACTTCGATATACAAAAGTCCATGTTCACAACTATAAAGTTGCTGACAAACAATCTCTTAATCATGCaatttggaatgaagaaatacgTCAccaaaatgagaaatgtgtctgactgtttttggttgtttttttggacAACAAGCGATTggagattgattgattgattgaatatTATAGTGTGAAATGTAATCGATTAAATGACAGAAGTTATTAGTTTCAGTATCAGCCAGGAAAAACTAAAGTGGATGACTggtataaatgtatttaaactttaaaaaaaactttaaagaaacaCTTCAGGCTATATGCTTATCACTAAAAATGAGAACAGAATCAATCTGATATTAgagtaaacattttctttaacttcTTACAGGAAGTAACGGTCCCCAAAAGTTCTGCATAGACAAGGTGGGGAAGGAGACTTGGCTTCCAAGAAGTCATACATGGTAAGCTGCTGTCTCATCTGTTTCATTGTGTAACAAAATACTTTAAGCTTAAAGTTCCACCACATAAAGGAGGACTGTAGAGTGTGAGTGAAAGCTCAAGAGATCTAGCCAGTGTAACTTTTAAGTTTAGATTATTTTGTCACTCTTCCAAAAGATGGAGCATGAATCTTAATACCTTAATTGCAAGCAGTGATGTGAATGCAAatcttttagttatttaaaataactaaaattgTATAATGTTATCGATGGCATTGTAGAAATACCTTAAACTTTAAAGTGTtcatacaaacaacaaaataagtaAATTTTTTTCCTTATCATAAAGAGATATCATCCTAAAATCTTTTTGAACAAAAGAGTACAGTCAAGGTTgtgtaaaactgtatttaaatgtgtatacAACATGAGTTTGAGGCTTGAGGAGTCTAAGTTTATTTGATCATGTAGAAATCTTCCAAAGTTAAAGCCTTGTATTGTCTTcagataaacatacatttttgacTGTGGATTTTGGACCCTGTTAGTTACAGTGTATGGGAAGCATCTTTTGAGCtgttttttaatacaaactCCAGACAGTGTTTGGGGAATCAAGTCTGGACATTGTTCAGAGCTTTTACACGTACAACACACAATAGTACATTGTACGATGCGTTGTCACTTTGAATTAGTCCGGTTTATGTGATGGCTAGTGTCCAGGTAAAACATGCAGGAAGCATGACATAAAAGTTCTACCACATACTtgactaataaaaaaataaatacactgtgaAGATCTGTTTTTTCCAGCATATTAAAGCCCCTCTAATGACATTAATAAAAGTTGATTGATGGATTATGATTACAATCTGGTTTCCCTGACAGAGAATCATGCTATGGGAAACATCTTCCTGTACTGAGCTGATTGACTGAAAAGTTATATTGTCAACGCACCCACTTGCTCACTGTGAATTGACAGTGACATCCGCATTTTATGCACGGTCCAGCTGCCTCCAGCATTTAGTGTTCTCACagctcctctgggtgatgtcctGATGCAGTCATTGGTAATCTGGAAACAGCTTTGAAAGCTTGAAATAACCGGTTTTACTATGATATGTGCACCTTTTTAAGACTTAAAGAATAGTTTCCCAATTCTGTAAAAGTGAGGATTGTTGGACTAGGAGGTATTTGGAAGCTGAGCATCACTGGAGACACCCAAGAGTTTTGACAGACTCAAAATGAATCTTGACGCCTCATCCATTTGAAAAGCAGACGTTTTAATATATAGTAAATGATACAGTATTCCCATCACTGCTGCCCAGTGTTTTACCATCACTGTTTCCAGTGATTGCAGGATTTCACCACCAGCCTGTCAAACACCCACAGAATATTTTTGACCAAACGTCTTACACCACTGACAGATGTGTTCTTATTCTCCCCTCTGTGTATCCACAAAGAACAGCAACTAATATGGATCTGCCTCTCTGTCCCTCACAGCTTCAATCGTCTGGATCTGCCACCCTACAGAAGCCTGGAGCAGCTTCGGGAGAAACTTCTGTTCGCCATTGAGGAAACGGAGGGATTTGGACAGGAGTAAAGAAGCAGACAAAAACTAGAAAACTAAAGAAGTGTAAATTCAGTTGGatagttttttgttatttttttattgctattattttacatttgtttaatcaCAGGGCTGAGAAATCACCTATCATCTATCCTCATGTTTGTCAATTGAATCATGGGTGAATTGAATCATGGGCTCAATCAAGTTGGAGCTTGAGACCCAAGAACACATAGAACGAGTGTGTGTGCGGTTTCTTACATTAATGCCATTGTGTAAATGCACAtaaactgtgtgtatgtatatgtgggCTTTGACAGGTTGGCACATACACCTCTACCCACTGCTTAGAAACACACCAAACCCAGACAGCAGTATAGTCGGCAATGACCCACAACAGCGCACCTCCCCACAAATGCAATTGAACATATCTACcagagagaaatacatttttaaacattttaaagtgatgagaaagacagagagagagagagagtgtgtttgcGGGAGGGAGAGAAAGCTAGTGTATTAGAAGAagtaagtgcatgtgtgtgacagagagctGTTAGCACTAACTAGTGCACCTCTGTTACAGAGGCTAGAGAGATatgatgtgattttattttttattttgtttttgttaattgtgaaattctgcatttttctcatgtacatactaaaataaaagagaTTCCAATCTTGAGCTGcctcttttttattctttgctaTCCTTCTCTGGTCATGTTTACATGTTGTACAtctataacattttattttgttcttttaagtttccctatatttttaattaagcaGGTAGATCCCTTGAAATTGTCAAACTCTTTTTCATGGGAGACCTCGACAAGATGGCAGCTTAGTCTgtactttgttttagtttgtattAAAACAAGTCAATAATGTGCAATGGTTTGAAGCTAAGAACTAATATATTGACCCTGTTTACAGGAGTGattgtatttttactgtattttgattCCACTGCAATTTAGGGGGACATCAACTAATAAATGCAGTTGTATTATTCtgaatgaaacatgttttaactatatgaaatgattaaatgttcTGTGTACATACTATaaatatgtgcatgtatgtagcacttgggggtcagtgtcttgcactTTGACACTTTGATATCTTTATCTTTTGAATGGTTCTTTgccctgtttttcattttttttagtttgttttgcagtttacagcacaaatatgaaattggttgaaaatattttctccttttataaAAGTTGAGTTTTTCTGGGGGTGTAACCTCCAATTCTGCCTTTTATAGTGATGCTATCTTAATCAACGTAAATGGTCAAAACTCAGGTTTTTGAGGTGGTTCTCTGCTTGGACCTGTACATGAATCAAATCTAACAagacctgaacattttagatttctgcagaaaccttattCCTGAGGCACTTATGGAAGAAGCCTGGATTAGACTCTTAATAATCTATTTAGTCACACTGGGAAGAGCTGGTGAATGGGGAACAATTGTGAATGTGGACTGTGAAAGCTGTGCCAGAACCAGCAGCATTTTCCACACATCAGGGCTCATTTTGTGGTTTGGCTGGCAGAATCACTGTAATTGAAAATACAGATTTGGATCTAACCATACAAACGAATGTTTCATATCTCTGCTGTCAGTCTCCAGTTTGCAGCTTGAGGCGTAGAAGTGGAGTCACAGATTCCAGTGTCTGGACCCAGCTGCAGCTGGGAGAGTCAGTGACATTGAGCAACTGCTGAAAACCCATCAATGGAAACATTAGACATGTACTAAGCTGCTGAATTACGCACTCATGCAATTccattaaagatttttttttttttaaataaacactggaaacaCTTCCTTTttgaaatttctgtttttgtatctattgtttagatttattttaggCACAAATCAATGGATATGTactattttataaacttttttttaacttgtgaaAACTGATTCACCATGAAAACCAGAGACATGTCTATGGGAGTAAACACATTTGAGAACAGAGGGGAAAATAACGAGTCATTACGCAAACACTGGACATAACCAGTACGACaattctgaaaaagaaagaaactactAGTCTAATAGTAAAAGTGTGTTCCTTATAAGCACAGAGTAGCATGATTTGAGCGATCTTCTCTGTGTTATCGggggacacacacactgaagttgGGATTATAAACACTTAAAATAGGGTGGCACATtaacaaaattacattatagGTGTTTaactcatatttaaaaatgtttttgtattatgaATAATGTGTCTATGAAGTGTTGGTCAGTGTAAGAAATGCCAAATACATAACTTAGGTATTTTATGTAGTCCCTTTGGAGTTTGACCATTCTCTCTGCCTGACCCAGTCTGACTGGATTTTGGATTGTGGACTTGGTGGCTTTTGTGGATAACAACCTTAGAGACTTAGGAGTTTGGATGGTGGATTTTGAAAAAGATTGCGAATTATGATAATAACTACTGGTCCGATCAGGACGTGTTCCAAGCTTGTTGAACCTTGTTGTTCTCCAACCAGGTGTCCTGCTGAGCTCAGGCTTGTTTTcactcactgtgtgtttttggagtCTCTGTGCATCTCCTCAGCCTTATCTACTCACCTGCGGATCTTGCCAACCAGGACCGAGAACGCTGTGCAAGATGAGGACGTgaaccaaaaacattttcaaacaagtTCATAATCTCAAGATCATCTTGCAAGCATAAAATCCATACAGATGACACTGAAGGTTGTTACACTAAGATCTGTCATAGAAGATTTTCACTTGTTTATTTTCAACTGCATTTTCTCACGATGGGcctaacacagaaaaaaaaaacacagtaggtCCCACTCCAAATTAGGTAATATGGAAACCTAAAATTGGTAAGTTGgtaagtttaaattaaaaaataaaaacacatatttgaaaTTCTTAAAGTCAAGTagagcacacacaaaacaataactatGGAAATGCTTGAACTAGGTAAACTTTACTAGCAAAacttattttttacattttaaaatgtaagtagTAAATACAAAGAATAGTCTTGCTTGAACTAAATAATAATCTGATGTAAAATCttaccttcatttttttttaatagatcaTGCTGGTTAGTTTTAGCAGTACAAAATGTCCCCAATCACCATAGGATTTTAAAGTAATCATGAATGTGCAGCGACTTACTTCCAACCACTGTAAAGGTTATGGGGATTAGGGGCAACATTTGTTAACAGCTGTGTGACCAAGAGTTTCAGAATGAAGGTTTTGGACAGAGATCACGGAGCACAAACTAATCCGGGTTACAGACAAAAATTCCTTATGACACAGTTCAAGgagattgttgaaaatatgatacatttagaaaatgactggtTATCCTTTACTAAACACTCCCTGCTCCAAATATGTTTATCCTGTATGAGATCATCCTTGGTGACAAGTTAAACCCAGTGGTGTCACAGGTGGTGTGATCCGCTTTTGGCATGTAGCTAATGTCTGTGTGACAATAACATCACCCTGTCTCTAAAGTTTGCCTTAACACACTATGACTAAGTAATGAACCAGCTGCTCTCCTAtctcctattttattttttttctacccATCTGTCTGCTTGGCCTCCTTAATGCCGTCCATTGCCTCTCACGTCCTTATACAGAATGACAcatatacagtgccttgcaaaagtatttataaattttccacattttttcacattacaaccacaaatgtaaatgtattatattgggattttatgtgatagaccaagaGTAAATGGTACATATATAGAGAATGAAATTtctgcccattcttctttgcaaaatatctcaagctcagtcagattggatggagagaatctgtgaacagcaagtttcaagtcttgccatagattctcaattggattgaGGTCTGGACTTAAAcggggtcattctaacacatgaatatgctttgatctaaaccattccattgtggctttggctgtgtgtttagggtTATTGTCCCGCTGGAAGGTTAACCACCTTCCCAGTCTTAAGTctttgcagactctaacaggtttaCTTCTAAGATTGCCTTGTATTTGGCTTCTTCCCATCAATTCTGACCAGCTTCGATGTCACTGctaaagaaaagcatccccacaagaTGATGCTGCCTCCATCATGTTTCGCAGTGGGggtggtgtgttcagggtgatgtgccaCAGAGCATTTTGCGTTTAGcccaaaaagtttaattttggtctcatctgaccagagcaccttcttccacatggtTAGTGTCCCCAACATGACTTGTGGggacaatggctttcttcttgccactcttccataaaggccagatttgttgAGTGCATGACTAATAGTTTtcttgtggacagattctccctcCTGAGCTGTGGAgatctgcagctcctccagagttaccctgggcctcttggctgcttctctgattaatgctctcctgcCCTGGCCTGTCAGTTAAGGTGGACGGTTGTACCATACTCTTTCCATTTTGAGATAATGGATTGTACAATGCTCCATGAGATGTTCAAAacttgggatattttttataATGCAACCCTGCTTTgaacttctccacaactttatccccaagctgtctggtgtgttccttggacaTTATGATGcagtttgttcactaatgttctttaacaaacctctgagggcgtCACAGAACAAGTGTACTTATACTGAGATTAATTTACATACAGGTGGACTCTATTAACTAATCAcgtgacttctgaaggcaattgtgtccactggattttagttagtggtatcagaataaagaggattgaatacaaatgcacgccagattttcagatatttatttgtaaaaattttgaaagccatttatcattttccttttacttcccaattatgtaccacttcaTCTTGTTCTATAAAATCCCAATgacataatttacatttgtggttataaagtgacaaatgtgaaaaatttcAAGAGctataaatacttttgcaaggcactgtattaGGGCAAAGATTACAGCACATTACATTTGTCTAAACCTGATTTTTTCCAATTACATTTGTTCAGGTtttaatggaaatgtaattatttaatatggACGTTGTGGTTTTGTGCTGAAGTCTGTCTGAAAGTCTGTGCATTTTTCtattcatcatttcatcaccaaaacaagaaaaaagcaaaacccTATAGCACAAACTTACATGAATGCCTTATACTAACAGGAGCTGTGAGTCTTGGTTATGATAGATATTATATTTAGTGGTACCCTCACTTCAGAAAAACCAAAGCAGCATTTTCCAGGTGTTATCATAATGCATGCTCTGTCACCTGTTAGAAAGGTAAATGGAAAAAGCCAGTACAAACATGTCAGTGAGAAACTAACTTGATGAAGCACAGGAAGAGATCACTAACCTttcatgttgcagcagcagacagtgagcagcagcaggCCTGGATTGAAGAGTCTTCATGGTACTGCCAATGAAAAGATGACGATGGTGatgttctttgtttcttttctctttgctgtGATAAACGTTTTGCTCTCTGGTGGAAGTGAAATGTGTGAAGTCAGGTTTTCCATTGCAAATGAACCCTGATACTTCTTCAACTTTGACTGTGAAGAATTACCCACAGATTATGGTTGTTTAGTTCAGGGAGGGAAAGGACAGGACCCCGATAATGGAAGAATATATTGTGCATTTATCTTTTAGtctcaatttattttttgttagtgGAAAATATTCtagaatatttacatttattatacagTTTTAGGACAACAACGAAGAGACAAATAACAgaattgaattgattttgaTTATACTCTTAGAAAACACTTTCTAAAATTCTGAGTATTTTCAGCAGTGAAATTTGAAATGCAATTACTGCAGAGGTTTTACAGTCCTAAAGTGTTGACCATATGTATGAAGGACCAGGGGGGCCACGGATTACTTAATTCATGCTCCTGATTTTTGGCTTCTGTTTATAGCTTTAGACAGCCGCTTTCAAGCTggaacttttcattttttgcagCTCAAACTAAGCCACAAAGCTACTACCTAATGAACATTTAACATAGCTCTAACGTTTTCAAACATGAGCTGCAGCTGTCTGTCAAATTTCTAACGTGTGAATGTGGCAAATTATCTGTGTCATTAacaaagtgtagaaaatatATATGGAGTAGCTTCATGTTTTGCTGATCAATGCTACTTCTGGCTAAAGCAGATCTGAAAGGTGCGTcgcaaaacacacagacacagtctttaaaaaaacacaaaaagacacttcgacatatagtcgggaccggggatcaaaccactgaccctgtagttcGTGGaaaactgccttaccaactgcaCTACATCCGCCTAATATCTATAAGGACCAAAAATCATCAAATAAATcagcaaatagtttttttatgtttatgtaatcGTATCTTTAAACTCACACTATCTCAGGATAGGCTCAATTTAATTTAGATGTAATAGAAGAAAGGATTGTGAattgagtgtgaatgattgtctgtcattgtactgtatatctctctgtggccctgcgataaactggcgacctgtccagagtgtactccgcctctcgcccgatgacagctgggataggcttcagcccccccGTGACCCAAATATgataagcagtgacagataatggatggacacATTCTAGTGAGATTTCTGCCACAATGATATAGTAGGGTATATATAGTGTATAGTGTAccatatatatacaaatatatacatagTATAGGTAAActctaataaaatacattacatgagaacacaaatgtttgtatAAGGTCTTTAAGTGACTTGGTGCCTCAATGGATAGGACATCCGGCAGAAGTCTCTTCAGTCAAATCTTAACACACGCACAAGAtgtgtccttgagaaagacactcAGTGCAATgcataatacataaatatatataaatatatttatggtAGAGGCTTTGGTGTTTTGTTTATACCAGTTCTTCTATAACTATATTATAGAAGTTTATGCTTTCTGTATTAAGGGGAAATAACCAGGCAACAGTTAattatctgtttattattaagaaTTACTATtgtgtaatattaatattactgcAGCAAAAAATAATTCTCAGCTCCCCATAAATTAAGGACCTTTATTGTGAAAGAGGAAATTTTAATACTCGGCCCGGAAGTAccctctttgttttcttgtgatGCCGCCATGAGAGAGTACTCGCTTGGACTTGATCAAAATATTGTTCGTACATTGGCTCTATAATGTCGTAACCATTTAAATTATATACTGTTAGGTCAAATAATATATGTAGTGTCCGTACACCTGTCCTTAAAGGTCCCGGTGCGGTTTAACATGGTGAATGCAGATGAAATCGCCAAGTTGTGCTACGACTGGTTCAACCAGCTTCCGCGGAGAGGGAAGCCTGAGCCGGGCAGAGAGTGGACCCTGCTGGCCGCTGTGGTCAAAATCACCCGGTGTGCGAAATCTGGCACAGGTTGGACAGCAGAGTGAAATgctaaataacatttttctatttgctCCACTGGTGCCCTGTGAGATTAACAGGACAGAACCCATGTGTGCTTTTTACCCTCTAGTCATGTAGGTAATAGAACACGAAAACATAAAGGGGGGGGGTCACTATTACATTTGAAGCAACGGCTTAGACCGTAAGAAATTAGTGTTTTTACCAAAATAATAGTGCAGCCCACTTCATATTACACTGCGTAAgagaaaatattaacatttaaagtaaaaactttaaaaaaaatgataatgacTACATATTAGCAATTTAAAGcattgattaaaacaaataagcTAGAACTAAACATAAACGTGTAAAATAGGATGAAGAAGGAAAATGTGATGTGACaatctaatgttttatttttcattcacagTTGACAAGGAGGTAGTTTCTATGGGAACTGGGACCAAATGCATTGGACAGATGTCGATGAGTCCCAGtggtttgtgattttttttaccttcctcATAATTGGTGTTTTGGATCTTCAGTTTGTCTTTagtgtcttgtgtttttttgtttaaataaaaaaataatccctATATCCAATACATTAAGCTTGATTTGCCACTGCACTACTTTACTGTAACAGCACaatattttctttccatttttgttttccttccatTGGTGAACAGTTCAAATGGTTAAGTTttcaatatgttttcttttattctctcacTCATTTAGGTGATATACTGAATGACAGCCATGCAGAAGTAATTGCCAGAAGAGGATGTATCAGGTCtgtatctttatttattatattatattatattattattattattattattatatatttgaaAGTAAATTTTAAAGTAAACTTTTATTTACCTTATCTATACTACTATATTACTTTGTTTATAGATATatttcagtagtttgtatttgtttatttctctaTGTGGTTACTCCTTGGCTTGATTAaggtgctttttatttcttttctacttttccaaTGGACAacaacaaggcaacacaatctccctatgggatcaataaagttctttgaatcttgaacaAAATTAATATACAATATGTGTATTTGTAGGTACTTGATCCAAGAGCTACGAAGGGCTGTGAGTGGTGGTGGTGACAGTGCTGTGTTTTGTATGGCAGATCAGAAGGGGAAGTGGAGGCTTCAGTCTGGagtttctttcctcttctttacCAGTCACACTCCCTGTAAGTTGAGTGTCTGCCTACAGCAGTTACTGTAATCACTCTCTACATTTTGCAGTTTAGAGATAGTTTGAGTCTTCCATGTCTGTTATTTTTGTCAAGTAGCTTTAGTCAGAAAATAGCCTACACAAAGTCAAAATTGTGAGTCAAAATCTAAAAAATCTTGTGTACTACCAGGTGGTGATGCATCCATCATCCCTATGACTGATAGCAAGGCTCAGCCCTGCCCGCCTGTCCCATCAGTAAAGGGCCATGGAGGGACTTCTAttggaggaaaaaggaaagCTGATGAACCAAATCAAGGGGGAAACACTAAGATACCCTGTCTGGTGGAACAGGAGACAGGAGAGACAAGGCTTGAGgacaaagaagacacaaagcaacCTTACTTTTTACTTTCATCTAAAAGTGGAGATCTATCAAAGAGTCACCTGCCAGAAACAGCTGTGGAAACTGTCTCACAAGCTTCAGCACAGCTGGAAATAAAGACAACATTCCCCTCTGACACTGGACTACATCTGCCGGTTCCAGACATTCACAGAACAGGGGCCAAGTGTGTCCCCAGTGGTCCAGCTGACCCTCTCCAAGCTGGCGTGGGGTACCACAGCACAGGGGTGCTGCGAGTGAAGCCTGGGCGAGGAGAGCCCACTTTGTCCCTGTCCTGCAGTGACAAGCTGGCCCGCTGGGCCGTGCTGGGCTTTCAGGGTGCACTGCTGTCCCATTACCTACAGGAGGCACTCTACTTCACCACAGTGGTGGTGGGGAAGTGCCCATACAGCGAAGAGGTCATGCAAAGAGCTATGGTCACACGGTGAGAATCATCctattaataaatattactgtCACTTAAATATCTTTGAGCTTCATACTGTGGGTCTTATAAAGTAATTTAGGcaatcaaataatttaaagaccTTAGCTCACCCAACTTAAAACTCCAATTTGGTCTCCAACtactgagaaagaaaatatacagGTGTTCCACCAGGTATAAACCTATCAACGTAATGTTTGGTGTCGGTCAGTCTTTGTTTTCCTGAAAACACCTGCTGTAGCTGGATACAAGGTTATTTAGCATGTAATTTGctggttttaaaacaaaaaaaaagctctaaCCCTAATCAGAAGAATTAGCTAAATAATAGAGCTGAGGGGATCTACAGTGTCATTAAGTTGTTTATAATTTCAAGTGTCAgggaaaattttttttattttggaggatgtttgtggtattttcttgaattattaaaaaaacttaatgCTTGTCCTTGTGTACTTCTCAGGTGCTCTCATGTATCACACCTCCCAGCAGGTTTCTCTTTGTGTCCACCAGTGCTGCTCCAGTCCAGCCTGGAGTTCCCCTTTAGCCAGGCCCAGATCAAGCTCAGACACCAGGCCGGACATGGACGCATCTCCCCCTGTGGGGCAGGTagatttttcacacacacaaaaaaataatactttgaTTTGAATGAGCAGAAAAGAATACTACTAAGGGCATATTCATGTCTCACTGAATTGATAGGTATTACTAGTTTCTAGCTTGTAAACAGCTTTCACACCAAGTCATCCGTCATCTCGTATACTCAAACAAAAGTGTAATTGATGAAGTTTCAAATTTTCTAAGGACTGACGATATTAGTCCAAGGGTGTGAACACTTAAAGTTTTGGAAACAGACCCTTGAATCAATGGCATATTGATAGAGTTGATCGAACCCAAAATGGCCCACCAACTCAC encodes:
- the adat1 gene encoding tRNA-specific adenosine deaminase 1 isoform X2; the encoded protein is MGTGTKCIGQMSMSPSGDILNDSHAEVIARRGCIRYLIQELRRAVSGGGDSAVFCMADQKGKWRLQSGVSFLFFTSHTPCGDASIIPMTDSKAQPCPPVPSVKGHGGTSIGGKRKADEPNQGGNTKIPCLVEQETGETRLEDKEDTKQPYFLLSSKSGDLSKSHLPETAVETVSQASAQLEIKTTFPSDTGLHLPVPDIHRTGAKCVPSGPADPLQAGVGYHSTGVLRVKPGRGEPTLSLSCSDKLARWAVLGFQGALLSHYLQEALYFTTVVVGKCPYSEEVMQRAMVTRCSHVSHLPAGFSLCPPVLLQSSLEFPFSQAQIKLRHQAGHGRISPCGAAISWCNVTDEPLDVTANGYKHGITKKALGTPKARSLLCKLELFHSFLSLVSATDPSALPDSLRRKELQTYWDYKQASQTYQQAWQQLRSQAFPLWPRSNRDLLLFH
- the adat1 gene encoding tRNA-specific adenosine deaminase 1 isoform X1, translating into MREYSLGLDQNIVPVRFNMVNADEIAKLCYDWFNQLPRRGKPEPGREWTLLAAVVKITRCAKSGTVDKEVVSMGTGTKCIGQMSMSPSGDILNDSHAEVIARRGCIRYLIQELRRAVSGGGDSAVFCMADQKGKWRLQSGVSFLFFTSHTPCGDASIIPMTDSKAQPCPPVPSVKGHGGTSIGGKRKADEPNQGGNTKIPCLVEQETGETRLEDKEDTKQPYFLLSSKSGDLSKSHLPETAVETVSQASAQLEIKTTFPSDTGLHLPVPDIHRTGAKCVPSGPADPLQAGVGYHSTGVLRVKPGRGEPTLSLSCSDKLARWAVLGFQGALLSHYLQEALYFTTVVVGKCPYSEEVMQRAMVTRCSHVSHLPAGFSLCPPVLLQSSLEFPFSQAQIKLRHQAGHGRISPCGAAISWCNVTDEPLDVTANGYKHGITKKALGTPKARSLLCKLELFHSFLSLVSATDPSALPDSLRRKELQTYWDYKQASQTYQQAWQQLRSQAFPLWPRSNRDLLLFH